CACGGCGAGCTGATCCCGCCCGACGCGCGGACCCGTCCCGGCCCCTCCGCGCAGCGCGCGGACGGCGCCGCCACGGCCCCCTGACGCGCACGGCACGCCCCCGGCGGGTTCGGCCGGCGCGGGTTCGGCCGCGAACGGGACCCCGGGCCCGGCCCCTCGGGAGCCCGGCGGACCCGGTCCGCGTGACCGCGGGCGCGGTTCCTCTCGTACGGTGAGGTCAGTGCGTGAGGGACCGAGCGGTGGAGGAACGATGACGGACACGAGACCGCCGGCCCGGGAGCGGTGGGCGGCGAGGGCGTCGCTCGCCGCGGCGGCGCTCGCGGTGGCCGTGCCGCTCTTCACCGGTGGTGTGCGCGGCGTGCTGCTCCTGATCGCCGCCGTCGTCGGCATGGCCGTCGCGGCGGCGGCGCTGTGGTGGATGCTCACCCGGCGGGGCCCCGCGCGCTGGATCGCCGGGCTGCTGGCGATCGCGGTGCCCCTCGGCGTCATCGTGGTCCTCGCGGTCACACTGCTGTGGACGCTGCTGCTGTCGCCCGTGCTGTGGATCCTCGCGGTCTGGTGCGGCCGGTACGCGCTGCGGAGCGCCCGGGGCCGGGTGCGGCCGATGAAGGAGCACCGCACCCCGCCGCCGCGCCGCCCGTTCGTCCTGATGAACCCGCGCTCCGGCGGCGGCAAGGTGGAGCAGTTCGGTCTCGTGGAGAAGGCCGAGCGGCTCGGTGCGCGGGTCGTGCTGCTCGACCCGGAGAACCAACAGGACGTGACCGAGCTGGCCCGGCAGGCGGTCGCGGACGGCGCGGACCTGCTCGGCGTCGCGGGCGGCGACGGGACGCAGGCGCTCGTCGCGGCCGTCGCCGTCGAACACGGCCTGCCGTTCCTGGTGATCTCGGCCGGCACCCGCAACCACTTCGCGATGGACCTGGGCCTCGACCGCGACGACCCGTCCACGTGCCTCGACGCCCTGCCGAACGGTGTGGAACTGCGCGTCGACCTCGGCTTCGCGGGCGGCCACCCCTTCGTCAACAACGCGTCGTTCGGTGCGTACGCGGCCGTCGTCCAGGATCCCGCCTACCGGGACGACAAGATCGGCACCTCGCTGCAGCTCCTCCCGGACCTGCTCACCCGCCAGCGCGGGCCGCAGCTGACCGCGGAGGCCGCCGGCACGACCCTCGATGCCCCGCAGGCCCTGCTGGTGAGCAACAACCCCTACCGCACGAACGAGTCCGCCGGTATGGGCCGCCGCGAGCGGCTCGACTCCGGGCTGCTCGGCATTCTCGGCGTCAAGGTCGACAGCGCCGTGGAGGCCGCCGCGCTGCTGCTCGCCCCGGACCCGGGCGGCCTCTCCGTCCTCACCGCCCGCGAGGTGGTCGTCGGTGCCGACAGCGCCGAGCTGGAGGTCGGCATCGACGGCGAGGCCATGGTCCTGCCGACGCCGGTGCACTGCCGGGTCGAGCCGGGTGCGCTGCGGGTGCGCGTCCCGAAGAACCGGCCCGGTGTCCCGACGGCGAAGCCCGCCCTCGACTGGCGGCGCCTCCTGTCGCTGGCCCTGCTCGTGGGCCGCACGGCCGGCGTACGACGCCCGGGGCACCGGCCGCCGGGGCCGGACACCCTGCGCAAGCTCGTCTGACCGGCACGCCGCCGCCCGGAGAGCGGGCCGCGCTCCGAAGACGTGAAGCCGGCCTCAAGCGGTCGCCCCCGAACGCCTCAAGGCACGGCGAGGTCTTCGCGGGCTACGCGGAACGCCTGGTCCTGCGGACGGCGGGGCTGCGCCTGACGGGCTGAGCGCTCCCCGGAGAGCGTCGCCCGAGCCCTCCGGCCCGCCCACAACAGGTCGCTGACCAGCGCTTCAGCCCAGCACGAAGCACTATACATGCCGTGTATACACGGTATGTATAGTGCGGGCATGCCTTCTCTGCCCTGGAAGATGAAAAGACCCCTGCCCGGGTTCCGTGCCGTGGCCACGATCTCCGCCGCCGTGGCTCTGGCCCTCCCGCTCACGGGGTGCACGACTCTGCACACCACCGCGCCGAGCGCGGCGCGGGCCGACGCGGAGGACGCCGTACTGCGGGCCGGGTTCGGAGCCGTCGACTGCCGGAAGGCCAAGTGCATCGCGCTGACCTTCGACGCCGGCCCGAGCGAGCACTCGGCCCGGCTGCTCGACATCCTGAAGGAGAAGAAGGTCCCGGCGACCTTCTTCCTGCTGGGCAAGCGGCACATCGAGAAGTACCCGGAGCTGGTCCGGCGCATGGCGGCCGAGGGCCACGAGGTGGCCAGCCACACCTGGGACCACCGGATCCTCACCCGGATATCCCCGAAGGAGATACGGGAGGAACTGCGCCGCCCGGACGAGGCCATAGAACGGCTCACCGGCCACAAGCCGACGCTGATGCGTCCGCCGCAGGGCCGCACGGACGACACCGTGCACAGGATCGCGCGCGAGGAGGGGCTCGCGGAGGTCCTGTGGAGCGTGACGGCGAAGGACTACCAGACAGACGACTCCGCGCTGATCACGAAGCGCGTGCTGCAGCAGTCGTCCCGGGACGGGATCATCCTGCTGCACGACCTCTACCCGGGGACGGTGCCCGCGGTGCCCGGAATCATCGACGCGCTGAAGGAACGCGGCTACGTGTTCGTCACCGTCCCCCAGCTGCTGGCACCGGGGAAGGCCGAACCGGGCACGGTGTACCGGCCCTGAGCCACGCCGTCACGGCGCCCCGGCCCCATCCGGGACCCGACCGCGACGAACGCCCGTAGGCTCGCCCCGTGGCCCTCTTCGCCCTGGAACGCGCGTCCTCGCTCTCCGTCGCCGAGATCTGGCGCCGCCTCACCGACTGGCCCCGGCACGCGGACGTCGTGCCGCTGACCCGGATCACCGTGCGCACCCCGCCGCCGACAGGGCCCGGCACCGTGTTCGTGGCCCGGTCGGGGATCGGGCCCCTCGCGTTCGACGACCCGATGGAGGTCACCGTCTGGCGGCCGCCGCTCGACGGGGGTCCGGGGCGGTGCCGGCTGGAGAAGCGCGGCAGGTTCGTCACCGGATGGGCCGAGATCGAGGTCCACCCGGCGGACGGCGGAGGTTCACGGGTGGTCTGGCGCGAGGACGTGAACGTACGCGGGCTGCCCGGTCTGGCCGACCGCCCGCTGGAACGGTCGGCGCGGTGGATGTTCGGGCGGGCGGCGGACGCGCTGCTGAAGCAGGACTGACAACACCTGGCCCCGGTCCGAGCCCCGGCGCACAACTCCCCTCCGTCCTCTTCGACTTCACGTCCGCGGCATCCGCCCGGCCCGGTCGGCAGCCCCCGGTTCACGGTCGGTCAGCGGGCGGCACCGTCCAAGGGCCGGAGAACGGCACCGCCTCGCCGACAGCGGTGCCCCGCCGCCCGGGAGGGGCGGGGCACCGAGTCCACCGAGGGTCAACTCGCCGGCAGGAGCGGCGGGTTGGCCAACCGCGCGAGTTCCAGGGCCTGTTGCGGGAACCAGTCCCCCGCGTCCGGGTCGAGCGTCCCGCGCTCCGGGTCCTGCG
The window above is part of the Streptomyces sp. NBC_01428 genome. Proteins encoded here:
- a CDS encoding diacylglycerol/lipid kinase family protein, whose translation is MTDTRPPARERWAARASLAAAALAVAVPLFTGGVRGVLLLIAAVVGMAVAAAALWWMLTRRGPARWIAGLLAIAVPLGVIVVLAVTLLWTLLLSPVLWILAVWCGRYALRSARGRVRPMKEHRTPPPRRPFVLMNPRSGGGKVEQFGLVEKAERLGARVVLLDPENQQDVTELARQAVADGADLLGVAGGDGTQALVAAVAVEHGLPFLVISAGTRNHFAMDLGLDRDDPSTCLDALPNGVELRVDLGFAGGHPFVNNASFGAYAAVVQDPAYRDDKIGTSLQLLPDLLTRQRGPQLTAEAAGTTLDAPQALLVSNNPYRTNESAGMGRRERLDSGLLGILGVKVDSAVEAAALLLAPDPGGLSVLTAREVVVGADSAELEVGIDGEAMVLPTPVHCRVEPGALRVRVPKNRPGVPTAKPALDWRRLLSLALLVGRTAGVRRPGHRPPGPDTLRKLV
- a CDS encoding polysaccharide deacetylase family protein: MPSLPWKMKRPLPGFRAVATISAAVALALPLTGCTTLHTTAPSAARADAEDAVLRAGFGAVDCRKAKCIALTFDAGPSEHSARLLDILKEKKVPATFFLLGKRHIEKYPELVRRMAAEGHEVASHTWDHRILTRISPKEIREELRRPDEAIERLTGHKPTLMRPPQGRTDDTVHRIAREEGLAEVLWSVTAKDYQTDDSALITKRVLQQSSRDGIILLHDLYPGTVPAVPGIIDALKERGYVFVTVPQLLAPGKAEPGTVYRP
- a CDS encoding SRPBCC family protein; amino-acid sequence: MALFALERASSLSVAEIWRRLTDWPRHADVVPLTRITVRTPPPTGPGTVFVARSGIGPLAFDDPMEVTVWRPPLDGGPGRCRLEKRGRFVTGWAEIEVHPADGGGSRVVWREDVNVRGLPGLADRPLERSARWMFGRAADALLKQD